Genomic segment of Mustelus asterias unplaced genomic scaffold, sMusAst1.hap1.1 HAP1_SCAFFOLD_44, whole genome shotgun sequence:
tTGAACAAGGGAACGGCTTCTGCtcactgtgaacttgttggtgtctcagcagaatgGATGACcgggtgaatcctttcccacactcagtgcaggtgaacggtttGTCCTCAGAGTGATTTCGCTGGTGTGCGAGCAGAagttttctgcttttaaagctcttctcacagtcagaacatttgaacggtctctcatttgtgtgaacaagttggtgtgaagtgagagaggataaacaagtgaatcccttcccacacacagggcaggtgaacggcctctccccagtgtgaattcgctggtgtacagtgaggtcgcctgatcgcctgaagccagtcccgcagtgagagcatgtgaatggtctctcgtcagagtgaacacgttgatggtgaCGTAGTTCCTCAGAACTTTTATAGTCCTTCCCGCACTCTggacatttaaacggtctctcttcactgtgaactcgttggtgtttctgcaggttggatgatcggttaaatcccttcccacattcagagcaggtgaatggcctctctccagtgtgaatgcgctcatgTGCCACAAGGTGGAATGATGTCCTGAACCCCTTCTGGCAGTGGGAGTAGCTGAACGGTGTGGAACCGGTGTGAATGTACTGGTGCTCCCGCAGTGTGCGTGGAGTTTTaaaactctttccacactcagtgcattaAAACTCTCTCCtgacggtgtgaactcgctggtgtctctgcagggcagagaaatctgtgaatcccttcccacactcagagcaggtgaatggcctctcccctgtgtgaatgtgctGATGTATCAGCAGGgccgatgactgagtaaatccttttccacattcggagcaggtgaactgcctctccctgctgtgaatgcgctggtgtatcAACAGGCCAGctgtctgagtgaatcccttcccacacacagggcagctaAAAGGTCTCTCTCCAATGTGAGTGCGTCGGTGATTTTCCAGGTCaactggataattgaatcctttcccacagtctccacatttatacggtctctccctggtgtgactgcgcttgtgtctcgacaggccagatgatcgattgaagccttgtccacatacagaacacatgtacagtgTCTCCTCTCTGTGAACGGTGcatttttcttccatgttcaaaggccgatgatgttCAGATCCTGATGAATCAAAGCTCCCTGTCTGATCTTGATGTGATCCTTGATTTACAATTTTCTGTAATTCCtcaccttctaatcccctgaaaaatgaattgaaaacagaaagtggGAAACATGAGAGACAAGCCATAAATATACAAAGACAAAATGTGAAACTGAGTTGATCTAATCTGGTAAATTGTGGGATTGGGACTAGGAAATAGTGGatatgaaagctgctggattgtgacaAAGCCTCAAACTGTTTACCAATGCACTGAGGGAAAGGAACCCTCCACCTCTTCAGAGCCAACAACAAGAATCCAGCCTTTATGCGTGAAGAGGGAGAGGTCGGGAGGAGGGTGACggagagagattttatacatcaGCAACTCAACCAGGATTTTGGCAGAATCTCCTAAACCCACAATCTTCCCCACCTGGAAGTACCAGAGCAGCTGCGACATGGGAAAACCTCACAACTCCCTGACTTGGACaaatatcactgtcccttcaacGTGACTGGGTTAAAATTCTAATACTCTTGCATTGTGGGAGCACCtacggactgcagaggttcaagaagaaggCCAACTATCACCATCACAAAGGACAATTGGTGATTGGTAACATATGATAGTAATAGTCTGTGATagtaattcatgatgtggagatgccgacgttggactggggtaaacacagtaagaagtttaacaacaccaggttaaagtccaacaggtttatttggtagcaaaagccacacaagctttcggagctcttagccccttcttcaggtgagtaggaattctgttcacaaacagagcttataaagacacagactcaatttacatgaataatggttggaatgcaaatacttacaactaatcaagtctttaagagacgaaacaatgtgagtggagagagcatcaagacaggctaaaaagatgtgtattgtctccagacaagacagccagtgaaactctgcaggtccacgcaactgtgggagttacaaatagtgtgacattttATAGTAATAAAATTCATTACAGTAATTATAGTAATTCATTACAGATACCTGGGTCTTGTCAGTAATGTCCACTTTCAAataattttttattttttttgcaAATCTGTATGAAACCTGCAAGTTCAtacattcataagatataggagcagaattaggccattccgcccctcaagtccgctctgccattcaatcctggctgatatgctcctcatccccattttcctgccttctccccataacctttcaacccattaccaattaaaaatctgtccaactcctccttaaattactcactgcccagcatccaccacactttggggtagcaaattccacagatgaaaggaaaacaaggaaacaaaacccatgaccgctacaatctaggaggacaaggacaGTGGACAGATGGGAAAACCACTACCTGTAAgtccccctccaaaccactcaccatcttgacttggaaatatgtcactgttccttcactgtcattggatcaaaaccctgaaattccctccctaacaacactatggatgtacctacaccacatggattgcagtgattcaagaagacagctcaccaccaccttttcaagggcaataaatgctagtctcgCCAACGACTAGAATccattgaatgattttaaaaatgacttggaATATCCATGAGAAAACAATCCTGACAGTTACTCAAATAAATACTTCACTCAGTCACACCAGCTTCCGAGTTTACATTTGACTGGAGTGGTTGGATTTTGCTGTCattgctgctgtttgtggaaaaccttggggcaaactccacacagacagtgacccgagccgggaatcaaacccgggaccctggagctgtgaagcagcagtgctaaccactgtgctaccgtaaaagataaaggatctcaaatttaagatgaagagagatcttttctctcagcgggttgttgatctttggaactctgtcttcaccagtgaggattggaggcaggtcattgaatatattcaaagctgaggttttgatccacaagaaagtcaagggtatggacggggtgggggtagcaaagtagacatgatcttattgaatgatgcagcaggctcgatgggccgaatgacgggctCCTGTTCCGAATTCTTATTCTGATGTTCTTGGGtagctgcgcatgcgccctgctgccTATTGACCCTCTGAAGAtcgaggttctgaaccagcccctgaaaccacgcccattgtgacccgccaccGACAGCAGCGCGTGCGCCCTCCgtccccgctgaaacaagatggcggccgataaccggtgcctgttcccgggataaaagcctggcagctgcaaacccgggatCTGCAGGGACTTATTCAGGCCGTGCGGCCTACAACGGATGTTTGGAAGCCATAGCTCCCTCCCtacccgactcccggctccatttctcccacagcccaaccgACTCACCCGCAGAAAAATGTTCCAACTCCCACACTCGGAAGACTCCGAGCAAAGCGACAGtgcgcacgctccagatatagcattgcgcctgcgcaataggctcctgtggaatgaataggacactttcacacccgcaggggcacctgggaattaacggcgtcattgtcaaagacgataatagaaaattatcttgtgcaattaagataaattaatttttaaaaatgcattcctcggaatttgtgcgctgccattctctatttctaaaattgatttaaaccagtgctctcctgtgggaatactccgagttttaaaaacttttcccactggtttccctctctctctgctcccctgaaggtgctcacaCTGGTTGGAtaaatcccacagagactggtttctttcactttctttctcctgatgctgaatattctgttttatggaatgatacatcacagatggaaaccatttggctcaaACGACttatgatagtgtcaatggagaggAACTGTTTCCCAGAAGCAGGAGGGTCTGTCGATGGAGAGAATCTATTTCTCAGGTGCAGGAAGGTCTGTCGATGGGGAGAATCTATTTCCCAGATATTGGAGGGTCTGtcaataggaagaaactgtttcccAGGTGCAGGAGGGTCTCTAAGCAGAGGACGCACGGATTTAACATAATTGACAACATTACTGGAGGGGGTGATGAGGATAAGTTTTTACA
This window contains:
- the LOC144483008 gene encoding LOW QUALITY PROTEIN: uncharacterized protein LOC144483008 (The sequence of the model RefSeq protein was modified relative to this genomic sequence to represent the inferred CDS: substituted 1 base at 1 genomic stop codon), encoding MACLSCFPLSVFNSFFRGLEGEELQKIVNQGSHQDQTGSFDSSGSEHHRPLNMEEKCTVHREETLYMCSVCGQGFNRSSGLSRHKRSHTRERPYKCGDCGKGFNYPVDLENHRRTHIGERPFSCPVCGKGFTQTAGLLIHQRIHSRERQFTCSECGKGFTQSSALLIHQHIHTGERPFTCSECGKGFTDFSALQRHQRVHTVRREFXCTECGKSFKTPRTLREHQYIHTGSTPFSYSHCQKGFRTSFHLVAHERIHTGERPFTCSECGKGFNRSSNLQKHQRVHSEERPFKCPECGKDYKSSEELRHHQRVHSDERPFTCSHCGTGFRRSGDLTVHQRIHTGERPFTCPVCGKGFTCLSSLTSHQLVHTNERPFKCSDCEKSFKSRKLLLAHQRNHSEDKPFTCTECGKGFTRSSILLRHQQVHSEQKPFPCSMCGKRFTQSHNLVRHQRVHHHTGERPFICSQCEKGFNQLSSLRAHQRVHTGERPFTCSQCGKGFTQSSNLRTHERVHTGERPFTCSQCGKGFTRLSDLQIHQRVHTGEKPFACSQCGKGFIQLSDLQRHQRVHTGERPFTCSQCGKGFARLSELRTHQRVHTGEKPFTCSQCGKGFTVSSNLQTHQRVHTGEKPFTCSQCGKGFSQSTHLRTHQRVHTGERPFTCSQCGKGFSVSSQLLRHQRAHTGEKPFICSQCGKGFTQLSNLRTHQRVHTGERPFTCSQCGKGFTRLTHLRIHQQVHE